One Romeriopsis navalis LEGE 11480 genomic region harbors:
- a CDS encoding GNAT family N-acetyltransferase, with translation MHVVYKLTDSQISELHQLYRQEWWTESRTIEETKSCIEGSQICIGLVDEAESLIGFARILTDYTFKALIFDVIVSKSSRKLGLGDRLMKLIQNHPALSKVQHFELYCLPEMFAFYQKYGFSEQVGKIQLMRQTCLPDTSGCKSSGSG, from the coding sequence ATGCATGTCGTATATAAACTAACGGATAGTCAGATCTCTGAGTTACACCAACTCTACAGGCAAGAGTGGTGGACGGAGTCAAGAACTATAGAGGAAACAAAAAGTTGTATTGAAGGCTCTCAAATCTGCATCGGTTTAGTTGATGAAGCTGAGAGCCTTATTGGTTTTGCTAGGATATTGACTGACTATACGTTTAAAGCACTAATCTTTGACGTTATAGTTTCCAAAAGCTCAAGAAAGCTGGGACTTGGTGATAGGTTGATGAAATTAATTCAAAACCATCCCGCACTTTCTAAAGTTCAGCATTTTGAGCTCTACTGCTTACCGGAAATGTTTGCTTTTTATCAAAAATATGGTTTCTCAGAGCAGGTTGGTAAGATCCAGCTCATGAGGCAAACCTGTCTGCCTGACACAAGCGGCTGTAAGTCATCGGGAAGCGGCTGA
- a CDS encoding ParA family protein produces the protein MAKQIIIAIIANAGGVGKTTISTHIAYGLGQKGLSVGLIDLDPQRALDVFCGLPPAQAKESIVEVLAKDFKGKWPMFPAWGHLNIEVCPGHPSMAQIADDLVIRRRGEYTLTDRLTNYPLKHDVVILDCPATLGKICENAIAAATHLLVPIQLEMKSVSGVADLIQWALAIGEDLQLDPAPPILGLVPSLYNHKKAIHRLYLEQLPDVAADLGIPVYPAIRDSAEFKNCSANGEPLQRYRPNHPAAKDFDHIINDVVKLAKKKK, from the coding sequence ATGGCAAAACAAATCATCATCGCCATTATTGCCAACGCTGGTGGGGTTGGTAAAACAACGATATCAACTCATATTGCTTATGGCCTTGGGCAGAAAGGGCTTTCTGTGGGATTGATTGATTTAGACCCACAACGCGCCTTAGATGTTTTTTGTGGATTGCCACCGGCCCAAGCAAAAGAGTCGATCGTTGAGGTATTAGCCAAAGACTTCAAAGGTAAATGGCCCATGTTTCCGGCTTGGGGGCACTTAAATATTGAAGTCTGTCCAGGGCACCCGAGCATGGCACAAATTGCCGATGACCTCGTGATTCGGCGACGGGGGGAGTATACATTGACTGATCGCTTAACGAATTACCCGCTGAAGCATGATGTAGTAATTCTGGACTGTCCAGCTACCCTCGGGAAGATTTGCGAAAACGCGATCGCCGCCGCGACCCACTTACTCGTCCCAATTCAACTGGAAATGAAATCAGTCTCTGGGGTGGCAGACTTGATTCAATGGGCTTTAGCCATTGGCGAAGACCTACAGCTCGATCCAGCACCACCAATTTTGGGACTGGTGCCGAGCCTCTATAACCATAAAAAAGCCATTCATCGCCTTTACTTAGAACAATTACCCGATGTTGCAGCGGACTTAGGTATCCCAGTTTATCCAGCCATTCGGGACTCCGCTGAGTTCAAAAATTGTAGTGCCAATGGCGAACCATTACAGCGCTATCGCCCGAACCACCCAGCGGCCAAAGATTTTGATCACATCATTAATGATGTCGTGAAATTAGCGAAGAAAAAGAAATAA